From the Ruania alkalisoli genome, one window contains:
- a CDS encoding carbohydrate ABC transporter permease yields the protein MSAPTLAPTRRHRRAIGERSPWFHVLMVPFTLLWVAPMVFVLAVSLRPFSDIVARGLSALPTTLSWEGFETALTTGGIGGALRNSAIVTVVAVVLSLFLASLAAYALSRFRIPGRTVILLLMLAGNLLPPQILLIPVAKITEALGIYDSLFALIIVQVGFGLGFYTFVLHGFMRALPNEVFEAARIDGAGPVRIYALIVLPLARPSLAALTALATTWIFNDLIWAMTVLRTEDNFPITAALLNLQGGFVSQWNVVAAGAVIAAIPTAVVFFIFQKQFVSGLLVGANK from the coding sequence ATGTCTGCTCCCACACTCGCCCCCACGCGCCGGCACCGCCGTGCCATCGGCGAACGCTCACCGTGGTTCCACGTGCTGATGGTGCCGTTCACGCTGCTCTGGGTGGCCCCGATGGTGTTCGTGCTGGCCGTCTCGTTGCGTCCGTTCTCCGACATCGTCGCGCGCGGGCTCAGCGCGTTGCCGACCACGCTGAGCTGGGAGGGCTTCGAGACTGCGCTCACCACGGGCGGGATCGGCGGTGCGCTGCGCAACTCGGCGATCGTGACGGTCGTGGCCGTGGTGCTGTCGCTGTTCCTCGCCTCGCTCGCCGCGTACGCGCTGAGCCGGTTCCGGATCCCGGGCCGCACCGTGATCCTGCTGCTCATGCTGGCCGGGAACCTCCTACCACCGCAGATCTTGCTCATCCCGGTGGCGAAGATCACCGAGGCCTTGGGCATCTACGACTCGCTGTTCGCGCTCATCATCGTGCAGGTGGGCTTCGGTCTCGGGTTCTACACCTTCGTGCTGCACGGGTTCATGCGGGCCCTGCCGAACGAGGTGTTCGAGGCGGCTCGCATCGACGGTGCCGGGCCGGTTCGCATCTACGCGCTCATCGTGCTGCCGCTGGCTCGGCCTTCGCTCGCGGCACTCACGGCGTTGGCGACGACCTGGATCTTCAACGACCTGATCTGGGCGATGACCGTGTTGCGCACCGAGGACAATTTCCCGATCACCGCGGCGCTGCTGAACCTGCAGGGCGGGTTCGTGAGCCAGTGGAACGTGGTGGCCGCCGGTGCGGTGATCGCCGCGATCCCCACCGCCGTGGTGTTCTTCATCTTCCAGAAGCAGTTCGTCTCCGGGCTGCTGGTAGGAGCGAACAAATGA
- a CDS encoding alpha-galactosidase has protein sequence MSSPDLRLPTASGALVFDVTEAGLMLARWGPDTGPSAHSPWSPPEHLPFLTAADATPSVLTAAGTRHVHRGELIVHRGDGHSGVRLVPDGAPKLTDDGTRTRLSAVWQGEDLQVTMHVEANTQHDAVAQWAEIDSTGADPVWLIRAFGGAWDLPVGPGARVGALVGAWSRELTPVTVDLPAGTFAIGSRQGVTGHTYAPVVTVQPREGAGAYAVALAWSGSWSMTVDAVPFTDQVRVGAGTDDETGVILLEPGATFTTPRTYAIWADDAADLPIAWHRFQRTELRRAGPAGAELPHHPVVYNSWYATELDVRADHQLALAERAAALGAEVFVIDDGWFRGRTSDSAGLGDWHVDRTKFPDGFTPLIDGVRSHGLRFGIWVEPECVNPDSDLYRTHPDWVYRAGDRVLVTSRNQYVLDLGRPEVEQFVATMLRRLLSTHAISYLKWDMNRPVSDGGRPGDPHGREWSIQHTRAYYRLLDLVRAEFPHVTFEACASGGGRTDLEVLRRSDVVWASDETGPRDRLAIQHGFLSAYAASWMSAWVTDEPDRLDTAGEPVSLPFRFLVAMCGVLGVGGDLLAWPEQDRKLAASLVVTYRQIREVVLTGEAHRHGDPADPQYAVEYRTSERRAVMVFTRGGHRAPVRLTGISAGAQLQTLGPDGALHDAATVTPEQATDGLWAAHRAAGDADLLVVQAPRSS, from the coding sequence ATGAGCAGTCCTGATCTCCGACTGCCGACGGCGTCCGGCGCGCTGGTCTTCGACGTCACCGAGGCCGGGCTCATGCTGGCGCGGTGGGGACCGGACACGGGACCATCCGCCCACTCGCCTTGGTCCCCACCCGAGCACCTGCCGTTCCTCACCGCCGCCGACGCGACGCCGTCGGTGCTGACTGCGGCCGGGACCAGGCACGTGCATCGGGGCGAGCTGATTGTGCACCGTGGCGATGGGCACTCCGGGGTGCGCCTGGTGCCGGACGGTGCCCCCAAACTGACCGATGACGGCACGCGCACGCGACTGTCCGCCGTCTGGCAGGGAGAGGACCTGCAGGTCACGATGCACGTGGAAGCCAATACCCAGCACGACGCGGTGGCGCAATGGGCCGAGATCGACAGCACGGGTGCGGATCCGGTGTGGTTGATCCGGGCGTTCGGAGGTGCCTGGGACCTGCCGGTGGGCCCAGGCGCTCGCGTCGGGGCTCTGGTCGGAGCATGGAGCCGGGAGCTGACGCCGGTGACCGTGGACCTACCGGCGGGCACCTTCGCGATCGGCAGCCGGCAAGGTGTCACCGGGCACACCTACGCGCCGGTGGTGACCGTGCAGCCACGTGAGGGTGCCGGTGCCTACGCTGTGGCACTGGCGTGGAGCGGGTCGTGGTCGATGACCGTCGACGCTGTACCGTTCACGGACCAGGTGCGGGTGGGAGCCGGCACCGACGACGAGACCGGGGTGATCCTGCTCGAACCTGGCGCCACATTCACCACACCCCGCACCTATGCGATCTGGGCAGACGATGCGGCGGACCTGCCCATCGCGTGGCACCGATTTCAACGGACTGAACTACGCCGGGCCGGACCTGCAGGCGCGGAGCTCCCGCATCATCCGGTGGTCTACAACTCCTGGTACGCCACCGAGCTCGACGTTCGGGCAGACCACCAGCTCGCTCTCGCCGAGCGTGCTGCCGCGCTCGGTGCCGAAGTGTTCGTGATCGACGACGGGTGGTTCCGGGGGCGGACCTCGGACTCCGCAGGCCTGGGTGACTGGCACGTGGACCGGACCAAGTTCCCGGACGGGTTCACCCCGCTGATCGACGGCGTACGCAGCCACGGCCTGCGCTTTGGGATCTGGGTCGAGCCGGAGTGCGTGAATCCTGACAGCGATCTGTACCGGACACATCCGGACTGGGTGTACCGGGCCGGCGACCGGGTATTGGTGACCTCTCGGAACCAGTACGTGCTCGATCTGGGGAGGCCCGAGGTGGAGCAGTTCGTCGCGACGATGTTGCGGCGCCTGCTGAGCACCCATGCGATCAGTTACCTCAAGTGGGACATGAACCGGCCGGTCAGCGACGGGGGCCGGCCAGGTGACCCGCACGGGCGGGAGTGGTCGATCCAACACACCCGCGCCTACTACCGGCTGCTGGACCTGGTGCGCGCGGAGTTTCCGCACGTTACCTTCGAGGCCTGCGCCTCCGGTGGAGGTCGCACCGACCTGGAGGTGCTGCGCCGCAGTGATGTGGTGTGGGCCAGCGACGAGACCGGGCCGCGGGACCGGTTGGCGATCCAGCATGGCTTCCTCTCCGCCTACGCCGCGAGCTGGATGAGTGCGTGGGTGACCGATGAGCCGGACCGGCTCGATACCGCCGGTGAACCAGTCAGCCTGCCGTTCCGGTTCCTGGTGGCCATGTGCGGGGTGCTGGGCGTGGGCGGGGATCTGCTCGCGTGGCCGGAGCAGGACCGGAAGCTGGCGGCCTCGCTGGTGGTGACCTACCGGCAGATCCGGGAGGTGGTGCTCACCGGTGAGGCGCACCGGCACGGCGACCCAGCGGATCCGCAGTACGCCGTCGAGTACCGGACCTCCGAGCGGCGGGCGGTGATGGTCTTCACGCGTGGCGGACACCGGGCGCCGGTGCGCCTGACCGGCATCTCAGCTGGGGCTCAGCTGCAGACGCTCGGCCCGGACGGCGCACTTCACGACGCTGCAACGGTCACACCAGAGCAGGCGACCGATGGCCTGTGGGCGGCGCATCGAGCAGCGGGCGATGCAGACCTGCTAGTGGTTCAGGCCCCGCGCTCCAGCTGA
- a CDS encoding type II toxin-antitoxin system RelE family toxin, with amino-acid sequence MTWEVQFAPSAVRGLDRLPPRIVGAVVEFITVTLPTNPERMSKPLAGELEGYRSARRGDYRVIFSLDDATSELLVIRVAHRADVYRPG; translated from the coding sequence ATGACCTGGGAGGTCCAGTTCGCGCCCAGTGCGGTGCGTGGGCTCGACCGGTTGCCGCCCAGGATTGTCGGCGCCGTCGTGGAGTTCATCACGGTCACGTTGCCGACGAACCCGGAACGGATGAGCAAGCCGCTCGCCGGTGAGCTGGAGGGGTACCGGTCCGCTCGTCGCGGCGACTACCGCGTCATTTTCTCGCTCGACGATGCGACATCGGAGTTGCTTGTCATCCGTGTGGCGCATCGAGCTGACGTGTACCGGCCCGGGTGA
- a CDS encoding type II toxin-antitoxin system Phd/YefM family antitoxin, with protein sequence MKTVTLSDAKDKLSGYLDEVETEHEIVRITRHGRGSAVLISQDDLDSLRETIFWLSQPGIREDIAEARRSVEESSTMSADDVRTRYGLPPR encoded by the coding sequence ATGAAGACGGTGACGTTGAGCGACGCGAAGGACAAGCTCTCGGGCTACCTCGACGAGGTCGAGACGGAGCACGAGATCGTCCGCATCACGCGGCACGGGCGCGGTTCTGCCGTGCTCATCAGCCAGGACGATCTCGACTCGCTCCGCGAGACGATCTTCTGGCTCTCCCAGCCCGGCATCCGGGAGGACATCGCCGAAGCACGGCGGTCGGTCGAGGAGTCGTCGACGATGAGCGCCGACGACGTCCGGACGCGGTACGGTCTGCCGCCCCGATGA
- a CDS encoding biotin-dependent carboxyltransferase family protein, with translation MLRVLDAGLVLIEDLGRAGHAASGVSASGAADRGALVAANRRLGNPDGAPALEVMLGQLHLRAEQEVLVTLAGAPAPLRADGMVHPPGAVVMLPAGAELMLRTPPWGLRSYLAVRGGIDVPRVLGSASHDVLSGLGPPPVQAGDVLSVGTPSGPVPTADVTHGAPHTPFLLDVLPGPRRDWFTPEAVETFLSEPYTVTDTGDRVGVRLDGPVLERARSGELASEGVVRGSVQVPPDGKPLIFGPDHPVTGGYPVIGVLTEAAADASAQVRPGQQVRFRHRGW, from the coding sequence ATGTTGCGGGTGCTTGATGCCGGACTTGTGTTGATCGAGGACCTCGGCCGCGCCGGCCATGCAGCGTCCGGGGTGAGTGCCTCAGGGGCCGCCGACCGCGGCGCCCTCGTGGCCGCCAACCGCAGGCTCGGCAACCCCGACGGCGCACCCGCCCTGGAGGTGATGCTGGGCCAGCTGCATCTGCGCGCCGAGCAGGAGGTGCTTGTCACTCTCGCCGGGGCGCCCGCGCCGCTGAGGGCCGACGGCATGGTGCACCCGCCCGGGGCAGTGGTGATGCTCCCCGCCGGGGCCGAGCTGATGCTGCGCACCCCGCCGTGGGGGCTGCGCAGCTATCTCGCCGTGCGGGGAGGAATCGATGTACCGCGCGTGCTCGGCTCGGCCAGTCACGACGTGCTCTCCGGGCTCGGGCCGCCGCCGGTGCAGGCAGGGGATGTGCTCTCTGTCGGTACACCGTCCGGTCCGGTGCCGACCGCCGACGTGACGCACGGCGCACCGCACACGCCGTTCCTGCTCGACGTGCTGCCCGGGCCGCGGCGGGACTGGTTCACACCCGAGGCGGTGGAGACGTTCCTGTCCGAGCCGTACACGGTGACCGACACCGGTGACCGGGTGGGGGTGCGCCTGGATGGCCCGGTACTGGAACGGGCACGGTCCGGTGAGCTTGCGTCGGAAGGTGTGGTGCGGGGGAGCGTCCAGGTGCCGCCGGACGGGAAACCCTTGATCTTCGGGCCCGACCATCCGGTGACCGGCGGCTACCCGGTGATCGGGGTGCTCACCGAGGCCGCCGCCGATGCCTCCGCGCAGGTGCGGCCCGGGCAGCAGGTCAGGTTCCGGCACCGGGGTTGGTGA
- the pxpB gene encoding 5-oxoprolinase subunit PxpB, translating into MRILPSGERALLIEVEDSTAVHALARALAQIAGVIDVVPAARTVLLTCAPEALDGVRSLAADLTPEGASAADTGEEVVIDVHYDGEDLDEVARMTGLSTVEVIARHTRATYTADFLGFAPGFAYLSGLDPALHVPRLDTPRTSVPAGAVAIAGDRAAVYPRSSPGGWRLLGHTDAVLFDPEADPPALLRAGTRVRFREVG; encoded by the coding sequence ATGAGGATCCTGCCCAGTGGTGAGCGCGCCCTGCTGATCGAGGTGGAGGACTCCACGGCCGTCCATGCCCTCGCCCGTGCGCTCGCGCAGATCGCCGGCGTGATCGACGTGGTGCCTGCCGCCCGCACGGTGCTCCTCACCTGCGCACCGGAAGCCCTCGACGGCGTCCGTTCCCTGGCCGCTGACCTCACCCCCGAGGGGGCCTCAGCCGCCGACACCGGGGAGGAGGTGGTGATCGACGTGCACTATGACGGGGAGGACCTCGACGAGGTCGCCCGCATGACCGGTCTCAGCACCGTCGAGGTGATCGCCCGGCACACTCGTGCCACCTATACCGCCGACTTCCTCGGGTTCGCACCCGGTTTCGCCTACCTCTCCGGGCTCGACCCGGCCCTGCACGTGCCTCGCCTGGACACCCCGCGCACGTCGGTTCCCGCCGGTGCGGTCGCGATCGCCGGAGATAGGGCGGCCGTCTACCCGCGATCCTCACCGGGTGGCTGGCGGTTGCTGGGCCACACCGACGCCGTGCTCTTCGACCCCGAGGCCGACCCGCCCGCGCTGCTGCGTGCGGGCACCCGGGTCCGGTTCCGGGAGGTGGGCTGA
- a CDS encoding LamB/YcsF family protein: MSTHALDLNADLGEDVGDDTAMLAIVTSANVACGGHAGDVDTMIATCAAAVARGVRIGAHPAYPDRENFGRRPVAIDEQALTTHLRAQVRDLVEAASAVGGQVTYLKPHGALYHAATRDSEHARAVVTAAADAGLAVVGAPGSVLLDLARTAGLICVAEGFADRAYTPGGALVPRGEPGAVLHDPALIADRVAGLVRTGELPSVDGNRVALDVRTLCVHGDTPDAVTIARRVRAVLDAAGLSPEPFT, translated from the coding sequence ATGAGTACACACGCCCTTGATCTCAATGCCGACCTCGGTGAAGACGTCGGCGACGACACCGCCATGCTCGCGATCGTGACCAGCGCCAACGTCGCCTGCGGCGGTCATGCCGGCGACGTCGACACCATGATCGCCACCTGCGCCGCGGCCGTCGCCCGCGGCGTGCGGATCGGGGCGCACCCCGCGTACCCCGACCGGGAGAATTTCGGACGGCGACCGGTCGCCATCGACGAACAGGCCCTCACCACCCACCTGCGCGCTCAGGTGCGAGACCTGGTCGAGGCGGCCTCCGCCGTCGGGGGTCAGGTGACCTACCTGAAGCCACACGGAGCCCTGTACCACGCGGCCACCCGCGACAGCGAGCACGCCCGTGCCGTGGTGACGGCCGCCGCGGACGCCGGTCTCGCCGTCGTGGGGGCACCGGGGAGCGTGCTGCTCGACCTCGCCCGCACTGCCGGGTTGATCTGCGTGGCGGAAGGATTCGCCGACCGTGCCTACACCCCCGGCGGCGCTCTCGTGCCCCGTGGGGAGCCCGGCGCTGTCCTGCACGACCCTGCGCTGATCGCTGACCGCGTGGCCGGACTCGTGCGCACGGGTGAGCTTCCCAGCGTGGACGGGAACCGGGTGGCGCTGGACGTGCGCACCCTGTGCGTGCACGGCGACACCCCCGACGCCGTGACCATCGCCCGCCGGGTGCGGGCGGTTCTCGACGCGGCCGGGTTGAGCCCGGAGCCGTTCACATGA
- a CDS encoding ECF transporter S component: MTRRPPAVPVSPRLALALAAVSVLGVLAFAWPLFLDAGAALDDETAAPIVLGVVLAASLLVVAVAVSDGGMDTRAVAMLGLLAAVGALIRPIAAGTGGVETVFVLLVLGGRVFGPGFGFLLGGTTLFASALLTGGVGPWLPYQMLGAAWVGLGAGLLPQRIGRMPLRGITELVMLALYGAIASVLFGVAMNLSFWPFLLGGATEISFVPGATVTENLGRFLTYSVVTSLPWDLTRAITTVLGIAVAGHAVLVTLRRAARRAAFVDDVG, from the coding sequence ATGACGAGGCGCCCACCGGCCGTGCCGGTCTCGCCACGGTTGGCGCTCGCACTGGCCGCAGTGAGTGTGCTGGGCGTGCTCGCCTTCGCGTGGCCGCTGTTCCTGGACGCCGGTGCCGCACTCGACGACGAGACGGCTGCCCCGATCGTGCTCGGTGTGGTGCTGGCCGCCTCGCTGCTGGTGGTGGCGGTTGCTGTCAGCGACGGTGGCATGGACACCCGTGCGGTGGCGATGCTCGGCCTGCTGGCGGCGGTGGGGGCGCTGATCCGGCCGATCGCGGCAGGAACCGGGGGAGTGGAGACCGTGTTCGTGCTGCTCGTGCTTGGCGGCCGAGTGTTCGGGCCGGGGTTCGGTTTCCTGCTGGGTGGCACCACCCTGTTCGCCTCTGCGCTACTCACCGGTGGGGTGGGGCCGTGGCTGCCCTACCAGATGCTGGGTGCGGCGTGGGTGGGGCTGGGCGCGGGGCTGCTGCCCCAGCGGATCGGACGCATGCCGCTGCGCGGCATCACCGAACTCGTGATGCTGGCGCTCTACGGAGCGATCGCCTCGGTGTTGTTCGGAGTGGCGATGAACCTCTCGTTCTGGCCGTTCCTGCTCGGCGGGGCCACCGAGATCTCCTTCGTACCCGGGGCAACAGTGACGGAGAATCTGGGCCGGTTCCTCACCTACAGCGTGGTGACGTCGTTGCCCTGGGATCTCACCCGGGCGATCACCACGGTGCTGGGGATCGCCGTGGCGGGGCATGCGGTGTTGGTGACCCTACGCCGGGCGGCACGACGGGCAGCGTTCGTCGACGACGTAGGCTGA
- a CDS encoding ABC transporter ATP-binding protein, which translates to MIEIENLTVTYAGEPVLTEVSAAVGEGELCLVVGPTGSGKSTLLGAVSGRVPHLTGGQVGGNVRVGGRDTRTHQPRDLADVVGVVGQDPQATFVTETVADELAFTMEQLGIAPALMRRRVEEVADLLGLADLRDRALHTLSGGEQQRVAIGAVLTAQPRVLVLDEPTSALDPGAAEDVLAALARLVHDAGVTVLLAEHRLERVVGFADMVISLDGGRAHAGDPAEVFATAPVAPPVVQLGRLAGWQPVPLTVRDARRRSAPLREHLGSPVLPTREPGEVVLTAERVRVAYDRMIAVDGIDLDVCSGHVTAVMGRNGAGKSSLLWALAGAKRLESGRVRGFEQAALVPQSPEDLLYLLTVAAECRTADADAGVEPGTTRALLDALVPGIDDDANPRDLSEGQRLALAVAIQLARSPQVLLLDEPTRGLDYAAKEHLVVVLDGLADAGHAVVVASHDVEFVAQVADRVVQLADGLVVADGPVRDVLADSALLAPQVAKVLSPQPWLTVGEIRTALAASGMEASP; encoded by the coding sequence ATGATCGAGATCGAGAACCTCACCGTCACCTACGCCGGCGAGCCCGTGCTGACCGAGGTGAGTGCCGCCGTCGGAGAGGGCGAGTTGTGCCTGGTGGTCGGGCCCACCGGATCAGGGAAGTCCACGCTGCTCGGCGCCGTCAGCGGCCGGGTGCCGCACCTGACCGGCGGGCAGGTCGGCGGCAACGTGCGGGTCGGTGGGCGTGACACCCGCACCCACCAGCCGCGGGACTTGGCGGACGTGGTCGGGGTGGTCGGGCAGGACCCGCAGGCCACCTTCGTCACCGAGACCGTCGCCGACGAGCTCGCGTTCACCATGGAGCAGCTCGGTATCGCACCGGCGTTGATGCGGCGCCGCGTGGAGGAGGTGGCGGACCTGCTCGGACTGGCCGACCTGCGCGACCGGGCGCTGCACACCCTCTCCGGCGGAGAGCAGCAGCGGGTTGCGATCGGGGCTGTCCTGACCGCTCAGCCTCGTGTGCTGGTGCTCGACGAGCCGACGTCCGCGCTCGACCCGGGAGCGGCAGAAGATGTGCTTGCCGCCCTGGCCCGGTTGGTCCACGACGCCGGGGTCACAGTGCTGCTCGCCGAGCACCGGCTCGAACGTGTCGTCGGATTCGCGGACATGGTGATCTCCCTCGACGGCGGCCGCGCCCACGCCGGTGACCCTGCCGAGGTGTTCGCCACCGCCCCCGTGGCACCGCCGGTGGTGCAGCTGGGTCGCCTGGCCGGCTGGCAACCCGTGCCGCTCACCGTGCGGGATGCACGACGGCGCAGCGCACCCCTGCGCGAGCACCTCGGTTCGCCTGTGCTCCCCACGCGTGAACCCGGGGAGGTCGTGCTGACCGCCGAGCGGGTGCGGGTGGCCTACGACCGCATGATCGCGGTGGACGGCATCGACCTCGACGTTTGCTCTGGGCACGTGACCGCCGTGATGGGGCGCAACGGTGCCGGGAAGTCCTCGCTGCTGTGGGCGCTCGCTGGGGCGAAGCGGCTCGAGAGTGGGCGTGTGCGCGGGTTCGAGCAGGCGGCGCTGGTGCCGCAGTCGCCTGAGGATCTGCTCTACCTGCTCACCGTGGCCGCGGAGTGCCGCACCGCCGATGCCGACGCGGGTGTCGAGCCCGGGACCACCCGTGCGCTGCTGGACGCACTCGTGCCCGGCATCGACGATGACGCCAACCCGCGCGATCTCTCCGAGGGGCAGCGGCTGGCGCTCGCGGTGGCGATCCAGCTGGCGCGCAGTCCGCAGGTGCTGCTGCTCGACGAACCCACGCGCGGGCTCGACTATGCCGCCAAGGAGCACCTGGTCGTGGTGCTGGACGGTCTCGCGGATGCGGGTCACGCGGTGGTGGTGGCCAGCCATGATGTGGAGTTCGTGGCGCAGGTGGCCGATCGGGTGGTGCAGCTGGCGGATGGATTGGTGGTGGCCGATGGCCCGGTGCGGGACGTGCTGGCCGACTCGGCCCTGCTCGCCCCGCAGGTGGCGAAGGTGCTCAGCCCGCAGCCGTGGCTGACGGTGGGCGAGATTCGCACAGCACTGGCGGCGAGCGGCATGGAGGCATCGCCATGA
- a CDS encoding energy-coupling factor transporter transmembrane component T — translation MTTATLTHPLAWWAWAAGVTVAVVRLPAGAATGLILLAVLLVGVACRADSPWAKAFPAAIMLGGIIVAVRVGFYLVVGLPDSSPVLWSWPQIGLPGWFTNLSLLGPVHADGLTSAALTGLSLATLVITFGAVNAIANPRLALRCLPGSLHHLGTAAVIAVSVTPQLITAIARVGRAQSLRGGARRGLRAFTARLVPVLAGALDQALDLAASMDSRGYARVHPDHRGGRRGVTVLVMTALVAAVAGTYALLDASAPRGLGLALLIGGAAVGAGTSVLASRAVVRTRYRPLPWGVRAWIVAGVGGLALVVALAGHAAGTDPLLLGIVAAAALAVPALTEAT, via the coding sequence ATGACGACGGCGACCCTCACTCACCCCCTGGCCTGGTGGGCCTGGGCGGCTGGGGTGACGGTCGCCGTCGTGCGCCTGCCTGCCGGAGCGGCGACGGGGCTGATCCTGCTGGCCGTGCTGCTGGTGGGCGTGGCGTGCCGGGCGGACTCGCCATGGGCGAAGGCGTTCCCGGCCGCGATCATGCTCGGCGGGATCATCGTGGCGGTGCGGGTGGGCTTCTATCTCGTGGTGGGGCTCCCGGACTCCAGCCCGGTGCTGTGGTCGTGGCCGCAGATCGGCCTGCCCGGATGGTTCACCAACCTCTCACTCCTCGGACCCGTGCACGCCGACGGACTCACCAGTGCAGCACTGACCGGGTTGTCCCTGGCCACGCTGGTGATCACGTTCGGCGCGGTCAACGCCATAGCGAACCCGCGCTTGGCGCTGCGGTGCCTGCCGGGGTCGCTGCACCACCTCGGCACCGCCGCGGTGATCGCCGTGTCCGTCACCCCGCAGTTGATCACCGCGATCGCGCGCGTCGGCCGGGCGCAGTCGCTGCGCGGCGGGGCTAGGCGCGGGCTGCGGGCCTTCACGGCCCGGTTGGTTCCCGTGCTCGCCGGGGCGCTGGACCAGGCGCTCGACCTTGCTGCGTCCATGGACTCCCGCGGGTACGCCCGCGTGCACCCGGATCACCGGGGTGGCCGCCGCGGCGTCACGGTGCTCGTGATGACCGCACTGGTCGCCGCCGTCGCCGGAACCTACGCCCTGCTGGATGCCAGCGCCCCCCGTGGCCTGGGGCTCGCGCTGCTGATCGGGGGTGCTGCGGTGGGAGCAGGAACGTCAGTGCTCGCCTCCCGCGCGGTGGTGCGCACCCGCTATCGGCCGTTGCCGTGGGGCGTGCGGGCGTGGATCGTGGCCGGAGTCGGCGGGCTCGCACTTGTGGTCGCCCTGGCCGGGCATGCTGCCGGCACCGATCCGCTGCTGCTCGGCATTGTCGCCGCCGCGGCGCTCGCCGTTCCCGCCCTGACGGAGGCCACATGA
- a CDS encoding cob(I)yrinic acid a,c-diamide adenosyltransferase, giving the protein MRIYTRTGDDGSTGRLYGGRIAKTDPVMETGGDVDEVVALLGVARAATSERASDDTQTAETILRLQRELFVLGADLAANPDHRDRLDPGVSLVTDDMVTGLEELIDELVTARPLKPVFVIPGATAQSATLDHARAVARRAERHALAAREAGGQVSDAVGRYLNRLSDLLFVLARHAAGETEEPTTR; this is encoded by the coding sequence ATGAGGATCTACACACGCACCGGTGACGACGGCAGCACGGGCCGGCTCTATGGCGGACGGATCGCCAAGACGGACCCGGTGATGGAGACCGGTGGGGACGTTGACGAGGTGGTCGCGCTGCTGGGGGTGGCGCGGGCGGCGACCTCAGAACGAGCCTCGGACGATACACAGACCGCCGAGACCATCCTGCGCCTGCAGCGCGAGTTGTTCGTCCTCGGCGCCGATCTCGCCGCCAACCCGGATCACCGGGACCGGCTCGACCCTGGAGTGTCGCTGGTGACCGACGACATGGTCACCGGTCTGGAGGAGTTGATCGACGAGCTGGTCACGGCCCGGCCGCTGAAGCCGGTGTTCGTGATTCCCGGCGCCACTGCCCAGAGTGCCACGCTGGATCACGCCCGAGCTGTGGCCAGGCGCGCGGAAAGACACGCACTCGCCGCCAGGGAGGCGGGTGGTCAGGTGAGCGACGCCGTCGGGCGCTACCTGAACCGGCTCTCGGACCTGCTGTTCGTGCTCGCCCGGCACGCCGCCGGGGAGACCGAAGAGCCCACCACCCGCTGA